The DNA sequence CTTCGTCGTCCGGGCGGTGGCCGACACCTCCACCGACGGCCAGGACCTCGCGTACGCCTCCTTCCTCGGCTGGGCCGAGCGGGTCAGCCCCTTCGGCGACAACCGGCTCTGGCTGGTGCTGCCGGCCGTGGCAGCCCTGGCGGGGCTGCTCGTCGTCGCCGACGTCCTGCTGCAGCGCCGCGACCTCGGGTCGGGCCTCTGGGCCGCGCGGCCCGGGCCGGCGCGCGCCGCAGCCTCGCTCGGCTCCCCGCTGGGCCTGGCCTGGCGGCTGCAGCGCGGGGCCGTGCTGGGCTGGACCATCGGGTATGCCGTCCTCGGCCTGGTCGTCGGCAGCATCGCCCGGTCGGTCGACGAGATCGCCAGCAGCCCCGGCATCGAGGAGATGTTCCGCAAGATGAGCGGCGGGCAGGGGTCGCTGCTCGAGGTCTTCTTCGGCACGGAGATCCGGTTCCTCGCCGTCGGCGCCGCGGCATACGGCATCACCACGGCCCTGCGGCTGCGGTCGGAGGAGAGCGGCGGCCGCGCCGAGGTCACGCTCGCCACCAACGTGGGCCGGTGGCGCTGGCTGTCCAGCCACGTGCTCGTCGCCGTCCTGGGTTCGCTGTGGCTGCTCGTCGTCATGGGGCTGTCCGCCGGACTGTCCGGGGGCGCGGTGAGCGAGGTCGGCGTCGCCGAGGTCCTGCCCGCAGCCCTGGCGACCGCCCCGGCCGTGCTCGTCTGCGTGGCCCTGACGGTGCTGCTGTTCGGGACGGTGCCCCGGTGGACGGCGGCGGCGTGGGGCCTGCTCGCGGCGTTCGTCCTCATCGGCGAGCTCGGTCCCCTCGTCGACCTGCCCGGGTGGGCGATGGGGCTGTCGCCGTTCGACCACCTAGGCAGCCTGCCGGGCGGGGACGCGAACCTCGTCGGCCTCACGGGCCTGCTGCTCGTGGCGCTCGCCGCGGGGGCCCTCGGGTATGCCGGGTTCCGCCGCCGCGACCTCGTCACCTGAGCCGGCCGGTCCCGCGACCCCTTCCCCCGGGTCTTTGAGCGATAGCAGCGGTGATGACCGCTGCTATCGCTCAAAGACCCGGGGAGGCAGAGCTGGGGTCAGAGCAGGTCGGTGCGGCCCTCCGACCGCAGCGCGTCGACGACGGCCTTGACCTCCTGGGCGCGGTCCCTGGCCACCACCAGGACGGCGTCCGTGGTGTCGACCACGACGACGTCCTCGAGCCCGACCAGCGCCACCACGCGACCGGTCCCGGGGACGACGACCCCGGTGGCGTCGGCCACCCGCACCCGGTCCGCGGCCCCGAGGACCTGCACCCCCGGCATACCGTCCGCGTCGGGGAGCAGCTCCCCCAGCGAGGCGAAGTCGCCCACGTCGTCCCACCCGAACCCGCCGGGCACGACGGCCACGCGACCCGCCGCCGCCGCGGGCTCGGCGACCGCGTGGTCGATCGCGATCTTCTCCAGCCCGGGCCACGACTGCTCGAGGCGCGACGGGTCGGCCGCGAGCGCGCGCAGCCCCTGCGCCAGCTCGGGGTGCCACTGCGCCAGGAGGTCGAGCAGCACGCGTGCCTTGACGACGAACATGCCTGCGTTCCAGCGGAACCGGCCGGTGGCGAGGTAGTCCTGCGCCCGCTCGCGGTCCGGCTTCTCGACGAACTGCACGACGGCGTGGGCAGGTCCCCCGCCCAGGCGCTCGCCCAGCTCGATGTAGCCGAACCCCGTCGCCGGGTGCGTCGGTTCGATGCCGATGGTCACGACGAGGTCGTCGGCCGCCGCTTCGACGGCAGCGGCCACGCAGGCCCGGAACGCGTCCTCGTCGCGGATCACGTGGTCGGCCGCGAACGAGCCGAGCACCGCCTCCGGGTCACGGGCCTCCAGCAGCGCGGCCGCCCACCCGATCGCGGCCATCGAGTCGCGCGGCGCCGGCTCGGCGAGCAGCTGGTCGCCGGGCAGGTCGGGCAGCTGCTCGCGGACGGCGTCGACGTGGGCCCTTCCGGTCACCACGAGCACGCGGTCGCCGGTCAGCGGGACGAGCCGGTCCCAGGTCGCCTGGAGCAGCGTGCGGCCGCTGCCGGTGAGGTCGTGCAGGAACTTCGGGGCGGCGGCGCGCGACAGCGGCCACAGGCGGGTGCCCGCTCCCCCGGCCGGGATCACGGCCCAGAAGTGGTCGGTCGACATGGCCGGAACGCTAGCCGACCGCACCCTCCCGTCACCTGCCGCTCACCCGACACGCCCCCGGCCGTCGCCGTGGCCACACCCGCGCGGCGGACCGTGGAGGCGTGCGAGTCGCCATCGTCACCGAGTCCTTCCTCCCGACGTTCAACGGCGTCACGACCAGCGTGTGCCGGGTCACCGAGTGCCTCGTCGCCGCGGGGCACGAGGTGCTCCTCGTGGCGCCACGGCCGGCGCCCGAGTCGTATGCCGGGTGCCCGGTGCACGGCGTCGCCTCCGTGCCGGTGCGGGGCTTCCCGCTGGGGATGCCGTCTCGCGAGATCGAGGACGTGCTGCGCGGGTTCGGGCCGGACGTCGTCCACGTCGCCTCGCCGTTCGTGCTCGGCGCCAGCGCCCTCGCGACCACGTCCCGCCTCGGCGTGCCCAGCGTGGCGGTCTACCAGACCGACATGCCGTCCTACCTCCAGCGCCACGCACCGGCCGCGGTTGGCGCCGGCGCGTCGCGCGCGGCGTGGCGCTGGCTGCGGCGGTTGCACGGCATGGCCGACCTCACCCTCGCCCCGTCGACCGCGGCGCTGGCCGACCTGCACTCGCACGGTGTCGCCCGGACGGCGCTGTGGGGGCGCGGTGTCGACACGCGGCAGTTCTCCCCCGACTGGCGCCTCGACGCCGGCACCCGCGCCCTGCGCCGGCGGCTGTCGCCGGACGGCGAGGTCGTGGTCGGGTACGTCGGCCGGCTGGCCCCCGAGAAGGAGCTCGACCGGCTCGTGCCGGTGGCGACGCTGCCGGGTGTCCGGCTGGTGCTCGTCGGGGACGGACCCGACCGGCAGCGCATCGGCGCCGTCCTCGCGGGCGCGGCGGCGTCGGCGGGCGTGCCGGCGCCCGTCCTCCTGGGCCGGCGCGACGGCGACGACCTCGCCCGGGCGTATGCCGCGCTCGACGTCTTCGTCCACACCGGCACGCGGGAGACGTTCGGCCAGACCCTGCAGGAGGCGGCGGCGACGGGACTGCCCGTCCTGGCGCCGGCGCGCGGAGGGCCGCTCGACCTCGTCGACCACAGCCGCACCGGGCTGCTCTACGACCCCGACGACCCGGCGGCCCTCGTCGACGCCGTCCGGCACCTCGTGGGCGACCGGGCCAAGCGCGAGGCCCTGGGCCGCGCCGGACTCGAGCGCGTGG is a window from the Phycicoccus sp. M110.8 genome containing:
- a CDS encoding mannose-1-phosphate guanylyltransferase, with protein sequence MSTDHFWAVIPAGGAGTRLWPLSRAAAPKFLHDLTGSGRTLLQATWDRLVPLTGDRVLVVTGRAHVDAVREQLPDLPGDQLLAEPAPRDSMAAIGWAAALLEARDPEAVLGSFAADHVIRDEDAFRACVAAAVEAAADDLVVTIGIEPTHPATGFGYIELGERLGGGPAHAVVQFVEKPDRERAQDYLATGRFRWNAGMFVVKARVLLDLLAQWHPELAQGLRALAADPSRLEQSWPGLEKIAIDHAVAEPAAAAGRVAVVPGGFGWDDVGDFASLGELLPDADGMPGVQVLGAADRVRVADATGVVVPGTGRVVALVGLEDVVVVDTTDAVLVVARDRAQEVKAVVDALRSEGRTDLL
- a CDS encoding glycosyltransferase family 1 protein, with protein sequence MRVAIVTESFLPTFNGVTTSVCRVTECLVAAGHEVLLVAPRPAPESYAGCPVHGVASVPVRGFPLGMPSREIEDVLRGFGPDVVHVASPFVLGASALATTSRLGVPSVAVYQTDMPSYLQRHAPAAVGAGASRAAWRWLRRLHGMADLTLAPSTAALADLHSHGVARTALWGRGVDTRQFSPDWRLDAGTRALRRRLSPDGEVVVGYVGRLAPEKELDRLVPVATLPGVRLVLVGDGPDRQRIGAVLAGAAASAGVPAPVLLGRRDGDDLARAYAALDVFVHTGTRETFGQTLQEAAATGLPVLAPARGGPLDLVDHSRTGLLYDPDDPAALVDAVRHLVGDRAKREALGRAGLERVADRGWTPLTAALVGHYEQVAARQRVT
- a CDS encoding polyketide antibiotic transporter; amino-acid sequence: MSTFAGTWPLLRLAWRRDRWVVTASVLALVVTAYSSMVATLDLYPTDAEAAAGARVMADNPSITALYGPLPSLTAPAVGVLKTIMLGSVFTAFLAFALVRRHTRTEEEEGRFELVAGGVVGRRAPLAAAVLLATATVLATGGLSALSLVATGVDPTGSLALGVVEVVAGLVMVGITAVACQLTTTARGAGGLALTILLLAFVVRAVADTSTDGQDLAYASFLGWAERVSPFGDNRLWLVLPAVAALAGLLVVADVLLQRRDLGSGLWAARPGPARAAASLGSPLGLAWRLQRGAVLGWTIGYAVLGLVVGSIARSVDEIASSPGIEEMFRKMSGGQGSLLEVFFGTEIRFLAVGAAAYGITTALRLRSEESGGRAEVTLATNVGRWRWLSSHVLVAVLGSLWLLVVMGLSAGLSGGAVSEVGVAEVLPAALATAPAVLVCVALTVLLFGTVPRWTAAAWGLLAAFVLIGELGPLVDLPGWAMGLSPFDHLGSLPGGDANLVGLTGLLLVALAAGALGYAGFRRRDLVT